From the genome of Paraburkholderia flava, one region includes:
- a CDS encoding chemotaxis protein CheD, with amino-acid sequence MDKPDVDTPREIQVRMCALAVGSGNDVLRATLGSCVGIGLLWRERAVYGLAHCLLPHASHPELVSAADIATSSAKYVVDAVPALLAAMHATLAPRDALEVVLAGGANMMHHVPTPKHGLIGEQNVQAAQRLLASLGLRVVHADVGGECGRQLSIDCAQHTYAVKRIARSH; translated from the coding sequence ATGGATAAACCCGACGTAGATACCCCGCGTGAAATCCAGGTGCGGATGTGCGCGCTCGCAGTAGGCAGCGGCAACGACGTACTGCGTGCGACGCTCGGTTCGTGTGTCGGCATCGGACTGCTGTGGCGCGAGCGTGCGGTGTACGGTCTCGCGCATTGTCTGCTGCCGCATGCGTCGCATCCCGAGCTTGTCAGCGCTGCAGACATAGCAACATCCAGTGCGAAATACGTCGTCGATGCCGTGCCCGCGTTGCTCGCGGCAATGCACGCGACGCTCGCGCCGCGCGATGCGCTCGAAGTCGTGCTCGCCGGCGGCGCGAACATGATGCATCACGTGCCGACGCCGAAGCACGGCCTGATCGGCGAGCAGAACGTGCAGGCCGCGCAGCGTCTGCTCGCATCGCTTGGCTTGCGTGTCGTGCATGCGGATGTCGGAGGCGAATGCGGCCGGCAACTGTCGATCGACTGCGCGCAGCACACGTATGCGGTCAAACGGATCGCGCGTTCGCACTGA
- a CDS encoding CheR family methyltransferase, with translation MTTDLDADQATRHALIEQVRRHTGIAMNERKWPLLEGRLRRRLQALALPDYRDYLRILEALPGEVKDFVDVVTTNETSFFRTPRIWDYLAAHFLPQWHDAHPHATLRIWSAAASSGEETYSLAMLCEEFRALRPGFRYRILATDISEGILRRAADGFYQGRSADSLRHARPDLLERYFDTQDGGIRARAVLRTNVAFRPHNLYALPDAIGSVDLALLRNVLIYFDAEGQQTVLENVRRTMTVDGVLIVGESESLSRFETGFAFEQPLVYRNQAANHG, from the coding sequence ATGACGACCGATCTGGACGCCGATCAGGCGACCCGGCACGCGCTCATCGAGCAGGTGCGCCGTCATACCGGCATCGCGATGAACGAGCGCAAATGGCCGTTGCTCGAAGGCCGTTTGCGCCGTCGTCTGCAGGCGCTCGCGCTGCCGGACTATCGCGACTATCTGCGGATTCTCGAAGCGCTGCCGGGCGAAGTGAAGGACTTCGTCGATGTCGTGACGACCAACGAGACGTCGTTCTTCCGTACGCCGCGCATCTGGGACTACCTCGCCGCGCACTTCCTGCCGCAGTGGCACGACGCGCATCCGCACGCAACGTTGCGGATCTGGTCGGCGGCCGCGTCGAGCGGCGAGGAGACGTACAGCCTCGCGATGCTGTGCGAGGAGTTCCGCGCACTGCGGCCGGGCTTTCGCTATCGCATTCTCGCCACCGACATTTCCGAAGGCATCCTGCGTCGTGCTGCCGACGGGTTCTATCAAGGCCGCAGCGCGGACAGTCTGCGGCACGCGCGACCCGATCTGCTCGAACGCTACTTCGATACGCAGGACGGTGGCATTCGCGCGCGTGCCGTGTTGCGCACGAACGTCGCGTTCCGGCCGCACAACCTGTACGCGCTGCCCGATGCGATCGGCAGCGTCGATCTCGCGCTGCTGCGTAACGTGCTGATCTATTTCGATGCTGAAGGACAGCAGACCGTGCTCGAAAACGTGCGCCGCACGATGACGGTGGATGGCGTGCTGATCGTCGGCGAGTCGGAATCGTTGAGCCGCTTCGAAACGGGGTTCGCGTTCGAGCAGCCGCTGGTGTACCGGAATCAGGCGGCTAATCATGGATAA
- a CDS encoding methyl-accepting chemotaxis protein, protein MEIATSERNLELHELHAVSTALNRVQAVIEFDLSGTILHANDNFLNALGYTLAEVRGQHHRIFCEPEYTQSAAYRQFWEKLARGEFDQGEYRRIGRDGREIWINASYNPVLDETGKPYKVIKFATDVTAARRQTAEYQGKVHAMDKAQAVIEFDLHGTVLSANQNFLDALGYRLDEIVGQHHRIFVDDAHAASPEYRAFWAKLNRGEFDSGRYRRVGKGGRAVWIQATYNPILDASGRPYKVVKFASDVTAQVELEERVKHRAEDDQRKVADLLDVVSRAASGDLTGAIATTGDEPIDQLAAGIKRMMEDLRGVIGKVVDSASGFSGSAQDISGRANTVASGAQLLGATVEEMNASIEELTASINSIAENSRSADHLAKDTQQEAERGAKAIARSIESMELINKSSEDISEIIKVIGEIASQTNLLAFNAAIEAARAGEHGLGFSVVADEVRKLAERSSQATKEISKLINESVKRVAQGSEISRNAGEAFDRIVAGVSRTTHAISEISCGADEQLVAAREVSTAIQQIAEETEKSAAACDTIARATGTLMQGAQTLDQTVTRFVV, encoded by the coding sequence ATGGAAATTGCTACGTCCGAACGCAATCTGGAATTGCACGAACTGCACGCCGTCAGCACGGCGCTCAACCGGGTCCAGGCGGTCATCGAATTCGACCTGTCCGGCACCATCCTGCATGCCAACGATAACTTCCTGAACGCACTCGGCTACACGCTCGCCGAAGTTCGCGGCCAGCATCACCGGATATTCTGCGAACCCGAATACACGCAAAGCGCGGCCTACCGGCAGTTCTGGGAAAAACTCGCACGCGGTGAATTCGATCAGGGCGAATATCGCCGGATCGGTCGCGACGGCCGCGAGATCTGGATCAACGCGTCGTACAACCCGGTGCTGGACGAAACCGGCAAGCCGTACAAGGTCATCAAGTTCGCCACCGACGTCACTGCCGCACGACGCCAGACCGCCGAATACCAGGGCAAGGTCCACGCGATGGACAAGGCCCAGGCCGTGATCGAATTCGATCTGCATGGCACGGTGCTGTCGGCGAACCAGAATTTTCTGGACGCGCTCGGTTATCGGCTCGACGAAATCGTCGGTCAGCATCACCGGATTTTTGTCGACGATGCGCACGCGGCGAGCCCTGAATATCGTGCGTTCTGGGCGAAGCTGAATCGCGGCGAGTTCGACTCCGGCCGCTACCGGCGCGTCGGCAAAGGCGGTCGCGCGGTATGGATTCAGGCGACCTACAACCCGATTCTCGATGCGAGCGGCCGGCCGTACAAGGTCGTCAAGTTTGCGTCCGACGTTACTGCGCAAGTTGAACTCGAAGAACGCGTGAAGCATCGCGCGGAAGACGATCAGCGCAAGGTCGCGGACCTGCTGGACGTGGTGAGCCGCGCGGCGTCCGGCGATCTGACCGGCGCGATCGCGACGACCGGCGACGAACCGATCGACCAGCTCGCAGCCGGCATCAAGCGAATGATGGAAGACCTGCGCGGCGTGATCGGCAAAGTGGTCGATTCGGCGAGCGGTTTCTCCGGCTCCGCGCAGGACATCTCGGGTCGCGCGAACACGGTGGCGAGCGGCGCGCAGCTGCTCGGCGCTACTGTCGAGGAAATGAACGCGTCGATCGAGGAACTCACCGCGTCGATCAACTCGATCGCGGAAAACTCGCGCAGCGCCGACCATCTCGCGAAAGACACGCAGCAGGAAGCCGAACGCGGCGCGAAGGCGATCGCGCGGTCGATCGAATCGATGGAGCTGATCAACAAGTCGTCGGAAGACATCAGCGAAATCATCAAGGTGATCGGCGAGATCGCGAGTCAGACCAACCTGCTTGCGTTCAACGCGGCGATCGAAGCGGCGCGTGCGGGCGAACACGGGCTCGGCTTCTCGGTCGTCGCGGACGAAGTGCGCAAGCTCGCCGAGCGTTCGTCGCAGGCGACGAAGGAAATCTCGAAGCTGATCAACGAGTCGGTGAAGCGCGTTGCACAGGGCAGCGAGATCTCGCGCAACGCGGGCGAGGCGTTCGACCGCATCGTCGCGGGTGTGAGCCGCACCACGCACGCGATCTCCGAGATCTCGTGCGGCGCGGACGAACAGCTGGTGGCCGCACGCGAAGTCAGCACGGCGATCCAGCAGATCGCGGAGGAAACCGAGAAATCGGCGGCCGCCTGCGACACGATCGCCCGTGCAACCGGCACGCTGATGCAGGGCGCGCAAACGCTCGACCAGACCGTCACGCGCTTCGTCGTCTGA